One part of the Halobacteriovorax vibrionivorans genome encodes these proteins:
- a CDS encoding malate dehydrogenase: MTNRVKVAVTGAAGQIGYAILFRIASGQMFGPDTEVELQLLELPQALGALEGVKMELDDCAFPLLKNIVCTDKMEVAFKDANWILAIGAVPRKDGMERADLLKVNGGIFGPLGKAMAEHSAPDSKLFVVGNPCNTNCYIAMEASGLDKSRFFAMTTLDEKRAKTQLAQKAGVDVTEVTNMTIWGNHSATQYPDFYNAKIGGKSAAEVIGDETYLKDEFITTVQKRGAAIIKARGASSAASAANACVNGVYALTHDTPAGETFSMCLASKGEYGVDEGLIFSFPCRVENGELKVVEGQEHNEFGQEKFNATLEELRTERNTVKELGLV, from the coding sequence ATGACTAACAGAGTTAAAGTTGCCGTAACAGGAGCTGCAGGACAAATTGGTTATGCAATTCTTTTTAGAATTGCTTCTGGACAAATGTTTGGTCCAGATACAGAAGTTGAATTACAACTTCTTGAACTACCTCAAGCACTAGGTGCTCTTGAAGGTGTAAAGATGGAATTAGATGACTGTGCTTTTCCATTACTAAAGAATATTGTTTGTACAGATAAGATGGAAGTTGCATTTAAAGATGCTAACTGGATTCTAGCAATTGGTGCTGTTCCAAGAAAAGACGGAATGGAAAGAGCGGATCTATTAAAAGTTAATGGTGGAATCTTTGGTCCACTTGGAAAAGCTATGGCAGAGCACTCTGCACCAGATTCAAAACTATTTGTTGTTGGTAACCCATGTAATACAAATTGTTATATCGCAATGGAAGCTTCAGGACTTGATAAGTCACGTTTCTTTGCTATGACTACTCTTGATGAGAAGAGAGCAAAAACTCAACTAGCTCAAAAAGCTGGAGTTGATGTAACTGAAGTTACAAATATGACAATCTGGGGGAATCACTCAGCAACTCAATACCCAGACTTCTACAATGCAAAAATTGGTGGAAAGTCAGCTGCTGAAGTTATTGGCGATGAAACATATTTAAAAGATGAGTTCATCACAACTGTTCAAAAGCGTGGAGCTGCAATTATTAAAGCACGTGGTGCTTCATCTGCTGCTTCTGCTGCTAATGCTTGTGTAAATGGTGTTTACGCACTTACACACGACACACCAGCAGGTGAGACATTCTCTATGTGTCTTGCTTCAAAAGGTGAGTACGGCGTTGATGAAGGTCTTATCTTCTCTTTCCCATGTCGCGTTGAAAACGGTGAGCTAAAAGTTGTTGAAGGACAAGAGCATAATGAATTTGGTCAAGAAAAATTCAATGCAACACTTGAAGAACTTCGCACTGAAAGAAATACTGTAAAAGAACTAGGTCTAGTTTAG
- a CDS encoding helix-turn-helix domain-containing protein, giving the protein MRSFSHIAKLIKDKRTAHPKGYSQSELSHLLGYKNGQFISNVERALCNIPLKMLRRVCEILDIDEAELKTAIIKDHEETLDNYLKDGSGVVGATTETTEAAQSSNFVY; this is encoded by the coding sequence ATGAGAAGTTTTAGTCACATCGCAAAATTAATTAAAGACAAGAGAACAGCACACCCAAAAGGCTATTCTCAATCAGAGCTGTCTCACCTTTTAGGTTACAAAAACGGACAATTCATTTCAAACGTTGAGCGTGCATTATGTAACATTCCTTTAAAGATGTTACGTCGTGTTTGTGAAATTCTTGATATTGATGAAGCTGAATTAAAGACAGCAATTATTAAAGATCACGAAGAAACACTTGATAATTATCTTAAAGATGGTTCTGGTGTAGTAGGTGCTACAACAGAAACAACAGAAGCTGCGCAATCTTCTAACTTTGTTTACTAA
- a CDS encoding cyclic nucleotide-binding domain-containing protein, protein MRLTHEANKIIIKQGDQSDTIYLVEEGELLVFVVDGSKVSPVATIGPGEMIGEMAFFAGTHRAAYVMTKTPTTLMEIDSETIKDQIPDWLFKMTKNVVDRIHHLDKVIAKSGIKRKKVDSVKPLSIEEQRSILDLI, encoded by the coding sequence ATGAGACTTACTCACGAAGCAAATAAAATCATCATTAAACAAGGCGATCAGTCAGATACGATCTATCTAGTTGAAGAAGGCGAATTACTTGTTTTTGTTGTAGATGGAAGCAAGGTAAGTCCTGTTGCGACAATAGGTCCAGGAGAAATGATAGGTGAAATGGCGTTCTTTGCTGGAACTCACCGCGCAGCCTACGTTATGACTAAAACACCGACAACTCTTATGGAGATCGACAGTGAAACAATAAAGGATCAAATTCCTGACTGGTTATTTAAAATGACTAAGAACGTGGTCGATCGTATTCATCACCTCGATAAGGTTATCGCTAAGAGTGGAATAAAAAGAAAGAAAGTCGACTCAGTAAAACCACTTTCAATTGAAGAGCAAAGAAGTATTCTAGATTTAATATGA
- a CDS encoding amidohydrolase family protein codes for MSSNNITYKVIIAHFFNPINDKICEFLEDYAIVAKRNAKGDYKIVHRCHKSKLNEYIKRKKSVEIIDKSGQYVIPGMYDTHFHWVQDDVRTMPKANLLSWLENYTWPYEANFKKVSYAKKKAREFAKKIANNGTIGGACYGSIHSHSVSEALEKFEGDYILGNVQMTMNSPEYLTMGIEDTIAQTEELASKYKNKYAVTPRFAITTDPKTMSAGAKTAKKHRSFIQTHLSETQNEIDFVLSIYKNIEGFEKVKTYTEIYDKVGLLTPKTIMGHGIYLSPKELKLLSQKQTMIAHCPTSNAPIKELGLGSGLFDYKRANRYKVHWALASDIGGGPFLSMLDVMNSFVCQNHKKGHRDASYTQALYRATLAGAKSLKLDKESGNFELGKKLNFVSLGSKNFRGNLTVEDKLKKLIKRPNKLRELYSDLIESTYYNAHMISGR; via the coding sequence ATGTCATCAAATAATATTACTTATAAAGTAATTATCGCTCATTTTTTTAATCCTATAAATGATAAAATATGTGAATTTTTAGAAGATTACGCTATTGTTGCTAAGCGCAACGCTAAAGGTGACTATAAAATCGTACATCGCTGCCACAAGTCAAAATTAAATGAATATATTAAAAGAAAAAAGTCTGTGGAAATTATTGATAAGTCTGGTCAATATGTCATTCCTGGTATGTATGATACACATTTTCACTGGGTACAAGATGACGTAAGAACGATGCCAAAAGCAAATCTATTATCTTGGCTTGAAAATTATACGTGGCCATATGAGGCTAATTTTAAAAAAGTTTCTTATGCAAAAAAGAAGGCCCGTGAGTTCGCTAAGAAGATCGCTAATAATGGAACAATTGGTGGTGCTTGTTATGGATCTATTCACTCTCATTCTGTATCTGAGGCATTAGAAAAATTTGAAGGTGATTATATTCTTGGTAATGTTCAAATGACAATGAACTCGCCTGAGTATCTCACAATGGGAATCGAAGATACGATTGCTCAAACAGAAGAGCTTGCAAGTAAGTATAAAAATAAATATGCCGTAACACCACGCTTTGCAATTACTACTGATCCTAAGACAATGAGTGCAGGAGCAAAAACGGCAAAGAAGCATCGCTCATTTATTCAAACACACTTAAGTGAAACACAAAATGAAATCGACTTTGTTCTTAGTATTTATAAAAATATCGAAGGCTTTGAAAAAGTAAAAACGTATACAGAAATTTACGATAAAGTAGGTCTATTAACACCAAAGACAATCATGGGCCATGGTATCTATTTATCACCAAAAGAATTAAAGCTCTTATCACAAAAGCAAACAATGATTGCACATTGTCCTACAAGTAATGCTCCTATTAAGGAGTTAGGTCTTGGCTCTGGCCTTTTCGATTATAAAAGGGCCAATCGTTATAAAGTGCATTGGGCCTTAGCTAGTGATATTGGTGGTGGCCCATTCTTATCAATGCTTGATGTGATGAATTCATTTGTTTGTCAAAATCATAAGAAAGGACATCGTGATGCTTCATACACTCAGGCCTTGTATCGCGCAACCCTTGCAGGTGCAAAATCACTTAAATTAGACAAGGAGAGTGGGAACTTCGAATTAGGAAAGAAACTCAATTTTGTTTCACTTGGAAGCAAAAACTTCCGCGGCAACTTAACAGTTGAAGACAAATTAAAAAAGTTGATTAAGAGACCTAACAAATTACGTGAACTTTATTCTGATTTAATTGAATCGACATATTACAACGCTCACATGATTTCAGGTAGATAA
- a CDS encoding cation-translocating P-type ATPase: protein MTTSKSLPYSKKSIEDILNELESDIKNGLSQEEVIKKTSKYGKNILTIKPPISKLSILIRQLKSIIVLLLALACATSFFMGHVIEGLTVVAVLIINTALGFFTELKAVRSMEALKKIGVSKSGVIRNAQAINLDTKELVPGDIVIFEAGDVVGADIRIIEANNINVNESILTGESAPVDKTAETLSKDTIIAERNNILYKGTSITRGSGKGIVIATAMMTEVGQIAKAIQQEKEEVTPLEKRLDKLGGQIVWFSLAIAILIAISGVMAGKSFILMLETAIALAIATIPEGLPIVATLALAKGMWRMAENNALINKLAAVETLGATSIIFTDKTGTLTENRMKVRLMKGHGDTYNLDDHHNLQENTELKKLIKVGLLCNNSKINHENSDKNIGDPMEIALLNAANKFNIRRDEVLKTTPELKEVPFDSSTLMMATYHQSDKQIIVAVKGAPEAVIAACTNIETDDGALDFSDDLKLKWKTENDLLAADGLRILALATKTVSSINEPPYKGLNFLGLVGLLDPARSDVKDAITKSKEAGIRTIMVTGDQEGTALKIAKEIGLIEESNNLSINGKVLGPKEEWNESLRDKVNQTQVFSRVSPAQKLDLIEYFQAKNAVVAMTGDGVNDAPALKNADIGIAMGQRGTQIAKEASDMVLQDDRFNTIILAIKQGRIIYSNIQRFVVYLLSCNISEILIVSIASFINAPLPLLPLQILFLNLVTDVFPALALGMGEGDHTYLEERPRPRNEQIITKRKWGLISLYGAILTACVLTGFLYTLKTTNDDKAALTVSFLSLAFGQVFHVFNMRLEKSNLFINEITRNIHVWGAVVLCTIILLAAVFIPGLRSILSLKLIDKQSWLIVGYSSLAPLIIIQILAKFRLGIRI, encoded by the coding sequence ATGACAACCTCTAAAAGTTTACCTTATTCTAAAAAATCAATTGAAGATATCCTAAACGAATTAGAAAGTGATATTAAAAACGGACTCTCTCAAGAAGAAGTCATAAAGAAGACTTCAAAATATGGCAAAAATATTTTAACGATTAAGCCACCTATCTCAAAACTATCAATCCTAATTCGACAATTAAAAAGTATCATCGTTTTACTTTTAGCTCTGGCCTGTGCAACTTCTTTTTTTATGGGTCATGTAATAGAAGGCCTAACAGTTGTGGCCGTTCTGATTATTAATACAGCGCTTGGTTTCTTTACAGAACTTAAGGCCGTACGATCAATGGAAGCATTAAAGAAGATAGGAGTTTCAAAGTCTGGAGTCATTCGAAATGCACAAGCAATCAATCTCGATACTAAAGAACTAGTACCCGGGGATATTGTCATATTTGAAGCAGGAGATGTTGTTGGTGCAGATATTAGAATTATTGAAGCTAATAATATAAATGTGAATGAGTCGATACTTACTGGGGAATCAGCACCAGTAGATAAAACTGCTGAAACACTTTCTAAAGATACAATCATAGCTGAAAGAAATAATATACTCTACAAAGGTACTTCAATAACAAGAGGCTCAGGCAAGGGTATTGTTATTGCCACGGCAATGATGACTGAAGTTGGACAAATTGCAAAAGCAATTCAACAAGAAAAAGAAGAAGTAACTCCTTTAGAAAAAAGGCTTGATAAACTTGGTGGTCAAATCGTTTGGTTTTCTTTGGCCATTGCTATTTTAATTGCAATTTCAGGTGTTATGGCCGGGAAAAGTTTTATACTCATGCTAGAGACTGCTATTGCGCTAGCAATTGCAACAATCCCAGAAGGCCTTCCCATTGTTGCAACTTTGGCCCTTGCAAAGGGCATGTGGAGAATGGCAGAAAATAATGCATTAATTAATAAACTCGCCGCTGTAGAAACTCTAGGTGCAACATCAATCATCTTTACAGACAAGACAGGGACATTAACTGAAAATAGAATGAAAGTAAGGCTTATGAAAGGCCATGGTGATACATATAATTTGGACGATCATCACAATCTTCAAGAAAATACTGAATTAAAGAAATTAATAAAGGTTGGTCTTCTCTGTAATAATTCTAAAATCAATCATGAAAATAGTGACAAAAACATTGGCGATCCTATGGAGATTGCATTACTGAATGCCGCTAATAAGTTTAATATTAGAAGAGATGAAGTATTAAAAACAACACCAGAGCTAAAAGAAGTCCCCTTTGATAGTTCAACTCTTATGATGGCCACTTATCACCAAAGTGATAAGCAAATTATAGTGGCCGTAAAAGGTGCACCAGAGGCCGTAATTGCAGCCTGTACTAATATTGAAACAGATGATGGAGCGCTAGATTTTTCTGATGATTTAAAATTAAAATGGAAGACAGAAAATGATTTATTGGCAGCAGATGGATTGCGAATTCTGGCCTTAGCAACTAAGACAGTCTCCTCTATAAATGAGCCACCATATAAAGGTCTAAACTTTTTAGGGCTTGTAGGGCTACTTGATCCAGCACGTTCAGACGTAAAAGATGCTATCACAAAATCAAAAGAAGCTGGAATTAGAACGATTATGGTTACTGGAGACCAAGAAGGCACTGCTTTAAAAATTGCAAAAGAAATAGGACTTATTGAAGAAAGTAATAATCTTTCAATTAATGGCAAAGTACTTGGACCTAAAGAAGAATGGAATGAAAGCCTAAGGGATAAAGTTAATCAAACACAAGTATTTAGCCGTGTAAGTCCTGCTCAAAAACTAGACTTAATCGAATATTTTCAAGCTAAGAACGCAGTCGTTGCAATGACAGGCGATGGTGTAAATGATGCACCAGCGCTTAAGAATGCAGATATAGGTATAGCCATGGGACAAAGAGGTACTCAAATCGCAAAAGAGGCCTCTGATATGGTATTACAAGATGACCGATTTAACACAATAATCTTGGCCATTAAACAGGGCCGAATCATATATAGCAATATTCAACGTTTTGTGGTCTATCTGCTTTCTTGTAATATAAGTGAGATCTTAATTGTATCAATTGCATCCTTTATCAATGCTCCTCTTCCCCTACTACCTTTACAAATTCTATTTCTAAATCTTGTCACAGATGTTTTTCCGGCCCTAGCTCTGGGTATGGGTGAAGGCGATCATACCTATCTTGAAGAAAGACCAAGGCCTCGTAATGAACAAATTATAACAAAGAGAAAGTGGGGATTGATATCACTATATGGTGCTATTCTCACAGCATGTGTTCTAACAGGCTTTCTCTATACTTTAAAAACAACAAATGATGACAAGGCCGCACTAACAGTATCATTTTTAAGTTTAGCATTTGGACAGGTCTTCCATGTCTTTAATATGAGACTTGAAAAATCGAATTTATTTATTAATGAAATTACTAGAAATATTCATGTCTGGGGAGCAGTTGTACTTTGTACGATTATACTACTGGCCGCTGTCTTCATACCTGGCCTTAGAAGTATTTTAAGCTTGAAATTAATCGATAAACAGAGCTGGCTTATCGTAGGATATTCATCTCTTGCACCGCTTATTATCATTCAAATATTAGCAAAATTTAGATTGGGAATTAGAATTTAA
- a CDS encoding MgtC/SapB family protein has protein sequence MYIEFLGEQPVYISMGIKVVSSILLGGFIGYDREQKMKSAGIKTNMLICLGAATYTALSVLTMTEHMGTVADPNRMAAQIVSGIGFLGAGAIIQGRGNVVGMTTAATVWVVAAIGMTVGFGYPVIASLISISLFAVLRLINPLYKILESDRAKQNFYIEVLSNGRIRGHVKEILYSRVEDIEIVSEEVLDAVSDERLLTLNVHLHPRWIPQIRREIKTLIRVNKVEIHQRDHDH, from the coding sequence ATGTATATTGAATTCCTGGGTGAGCAGCCGGTTTATATTTCCATGGGTATTAAAGTAGTTAGTTCTATTCTTTTAGGTGGATTTATAGGCTATGACCGTGAGCAAAAGATGAAATCGGCCGGAATTAAGACAAATATGCTGATCTGCCTGGGAGCAGCTACATATACTGCCTTAAGTGTTTTAACGATGACAGAGCATATGGGAACCGTAGCAGATCCAAATCGTATGGCCGCTCAGATTGTAAGTGGGATTGGTTTCTTAGGTGCTGGTGCTATTATTCAAGGTCGAGGCAATGTTGTTGGAATGACGACAGCAGCTACAGTTTGGGTTGTTGCCGCCATTGGAATGACAGTTGGTTTTGGATATCCAGTAATTGCCAGCTTAATCTCAATTTCTTTATTTGCAGTCTTAAGATTAATTAATCCACTGTATAAAATTCTCGAATCAGATCGTGCCAAGCAAAACTTCTATATTGAAGTCTTATCAAATGGACGAATTCGCGGTCACGTTAAAGAAATTCTTTACTCAAGAGTAGAAGATATAGAAATTGTGAGCGAAGAGGTTTTAGATGCTGTTTCTGATGAAAGGCTTTTAACTCTAAATGTTCACCTTCATCCGAGATGGATCCCGCAAATTAGACGTGAGATTAAAACTCTTATTCGTGTTAATAAAGTCGAGATTCACCAAAGAGATCACGATCATTAA
- a CDS encoding NfeD family protein, whose translation MRNTIITSFVTIITFLSMHFFGNDAVAQTKEYKINKFLIVEVNEAITPVTLNHLKKAQESIKNEPGSALLIKMNTPGGLVSITKDIMHLIANSENLVIGWIGPSSASATSAGAIISSSIPTLYMADGTRIGAATPISGSSDIKEGDMKNKIINDLVALVKSQADGTGKNPKIYTKMITEATSLTAQEALEENAHNGIVDKIQGEDGLIELINGKEYQKHHEKYKISVESNHVVVTFEKTIGQKVMAFFASPDMAYILFLIGAALIYLEFQAPGGFIAGSVGAVLILVAGISFGVLSLNVGALLLVIASFVLFILEIYITSFGILTIAGIASLIIGSLYLFQTEESYLQISATVLFSSIGAILSFIGLIAYIFYKSRKRIFSEPDDPYSGSTVAISAIDGDKYYTQFNGELWQLTANGDMSQLKVGDKVTIIKKDNVKLLINI comes from the coding sequence ATGAGAAATACTATCATTACAAGTTTTGTAACAATCATTACATTCTTATCAATGCACTTTTTTGGTAACGATGCAGTTGCTCAAACAAAAGAATATAAAATCAATAAATTTCTGATAGTAGAAGTAAATGAGGCAATCACACCGGTGACTCTAAATCATCTAAAGAAAGCACAAGAATCAATAAAGAATGAGCCAGGCTCAGCTCTTCTAATAAAAATGAATACACCAGGAGGACTGGTTAGTATTACTAAAGACATTATGCATTTGATCGCCAATAGTGAAAATCTCGTTATCGGATGGATTGGCCCATCTTCAGCATCGGCCACAAGTGCTGGTGCAATTATTTCAAGCAGTATCCCTACTTTATATATGGCCGACGGTACACGAATTGGAGCAGCAACACCAATTTCAGGTTCCTCAGATATTAAAGAGGGAGATATGAAAAACAAGATTATCAACGATCTTGTTGCCCTTGTTAAATCGCAAGCAGATGGAACAGGAAAGAATCCAAAGATTTACACAAAAATGATAACTGAAGCAACTAGCCTTACGGCCCAAGAAGCTTTAGAAGAAAATGCTCACAATGGAATCGTCGATAAAATCCAGGGTGAAGATGGTTTAATCGAACTTATTAACGGCAAAGAATATCAAAAGCATCATGAGAAATATAAAATTAGCGTTGAAAGCAATCACGTTGTTGTAACTTTTGAAAAAACCATCGGACAAAAAGTGATGGCCTTCTTTGCTTCACCCGATATGGCCTATATTCTCTTCTTAATAGGTGCTGCTTTAATTTATCTTGAGTTTCAAGCACCAGGTGGCTTTATTGCAGGAAGTGTTGGTGCTGTTTTAATACTAGTGGCCGGTATTTCTTTTGGAGTTCTATCATTAAATGTTGGAGCACTTCTACTTGTTATCGCTTCATTCGTTCTTTTTATTCTTGAAATTTATATCACCAGTTTTGGTATTCTTACCATAGCGGGAATTGCGAGTTTAATTATTGGCTCACTCTATCTTTTTCAAACAGAAGAGTCTTACTTACAAATATCAGCGACAGTGCTATTTTCTAGCATTGGTGCTATCTTATCCTTTATTGGACTGATTGCTTATATTTTCTATAAGTCACGCAAACGTATATTCTCAGAGCCTGATGATCCATATTCAGGAAGCACTGTTGCCATCAGTGCAATTGATGGCGATAAGTATTACACTCAATTTAATGGGGAGCTTTGGCAACTGACGGCCAATGGAGATATGTCTCAGCTAAAGGTTGGAGATAAAGTTACCATTATAAAGAAAGATAATGTAAAATTACTAATAAATATATGA
- a CDS encoding DOMON domain-containing protein, which yields MISKQFELIPFNQGDPNLPELRLLAEVKVVEDYMYFHFTMKGNIDTVYFSKNNEKCNRVIGLWTQTCFEFFILNKLDGEYYEFNFGTDSSWNCFVFNSYRSELTEYEEIDIDNINIDHHDNSFNLDCRFPLRVLGHQFEDLANIKVTPTCVIKTSENQTLYYSNKHPDSKPNFHHPESFVDLV from the coding sequence ATGATTTCAAAACAATTTGAGCTAATACCTTTTAATCAAGGCGACCCTAACCTACCAGAGCTTAGGCTTCTGGCAGAGGTTAAGGTCGTTGAAGATTATATGTACTTTCATTTTACGATGAAAGGTAATATCGACACTGTCTACTTCAGTAAGAATAATGAAAAATGTAATCGTGTTATTGGCCTTTGGACTCAAACTTGTTTTGAATTCTTTATCTTAAATAAGTTAGATGGTGAGTACTACGAATTTAACTTTGGAACAGACTCAAGTTGGAATTGTTTTGTCTTTAACTCTTACCGATCAGAACTAACAGAATATGAAGAGATCGATATAGATAATATTAACATAGATCATCATGATAATTCATTTAATCTAGACTGTCGCTTTCCACTAAGAGTACTCGGCCATCAATTTGAAGATCTAGCAAATATAAAAGTAACTCCTACGTGTGTAATAAAAACAAGTGAAAATCAGACACTATACTACTCAAATAAGCACCCCGATTCGAAGCCGAATTTTCATCATCCAGAAAGTTTTGTAGATTTAGTTTAG
- a CDS encoding slipin family protein produces the protein MHIAPFLPFVILLLILLFNTIKILKEYERGVIFFLGRFTAVRGPGLILLIPGLEKMHKVDLRTVTMDIPSQDIISKDNVTLKVNGVVYFRVEDPEKSVVAVENYLAATAQIAQTTLRSVIGQFELDEILSMRDQINARLQSILDEHTEPWGIKVSTVEVKAIDLPIEMQRAMAKQAEAERDKRAKVISAQGEFDAALKLSEAAKVLNESPNAITLRYLDTMKEISSGEGKSTTFFPLPVDFLTNIMGNNK, from the coding sequence ATGCACATCGCCCCTTTTCTACCATTTGTCATTTTATTACTAATATTATTATTTAATACGATCAAGATCCTTAAGGAATATGAACGTGGAGTTATCTTCTTTCTAGGACGCTTTACAGCAGTTCGCGGGCCAGGACTTATCCTGCTAATCCCAGGGCTTGAAAAAATGCATAAAGTCGATTTGCGTACAGTAACGATGGATATTCCATCACAAGATATTATCTCTAAGGATAACGTAACTCTTAAAGTAAATGGAGTTGTCTACTTTCGAGTAGAAGATCCAGAAAAGTCAGTAGTTGCAGTAGAAAACTACTTAGCAGCAACTGCGCAAATTGCACAAACGACACTTCGATCAGTAATTGGACAATTTGAACTTGATGAAATTCTTTCTATGCGAGATCAAATCAATGCACGTCTTCAATCTATTTTAGATGAGCATACTGAGCCATGGGGAATCAAGGTATCAACTGTTGAAGTTAAGGCCATTGACTTACCAATAGAGATGCAAAGAGCGATGGCAAAACAGGCCGAAGCTGAACGTGATAAAAGAGCAAAAGTAATTTCTGCTCAAGGTGAATTTGATGCGGCACTCAAGCTATCAGAAGCAGCTAAGGTTTTAAATGAAAGCCCTAATGCAATCACACTACGCTACCTTGATACAATGAAAGAAATCTCTAGTGGAGAAGGGAAATCAACGACGTTCTTCCCTTTACCAGTAGACTTCCTAACGAATATTATGGGTAATAATAAGTAA